In the Salmo trutta chromosome 33, fSalTru1.1, whole genome shotgun sequence genome, one interval contains:
- the LOC115172113 gene encoding tuberoinfundibular peptide of 39 residues: MVGLAPPPASRSALLLFTLMAMTLVTSSYPQPRLRPIQRGSSPGDPGDSNKREEWEVLYPSISLRDWSMQMMSAPYFGEAKSKAELLGEQWLPVVGQWQMDEDMAKGWLGDWAPQGSNNEEKRNIVVADDAAFREKSKLLTAMERQKWLNSYMQKLLVVNSQ, translated from the exons ATGGTTGGTTTGGCTCCTCCCCCTGCCTCACGCTCCGCCCTCCTGCTGTTCACCCTTATGGCCATGACCCTGGTGACCTCCAGCTACCCTCAGCCACGCCTCCGACCCATACAGAG aggctccTCTCCAGGTGATCCAGGGGACTCCAACAAGAGGGAGGAGTGGGAGGTGCTCTACCCTTCCATCTCGCTCCGTGATTGGAGCATGCAGATGATGTCAGCCCCATACTTTGGTGAGGCCAAGAGCAAAGCAGAGCTCCTGGGGGAGCAGTGGCTCCCAGTGGTGGGCCAGTGGCAGATGGACGAGGATATGGCCAAGGGCTGGCTGGGCGACTGGGCTCCGCAGGGCTCCAACAATGAGGAGAAGAGGAACATCGTGGTGGCGGATGATGCAGCGTTCAGAGAGAAGAGTAAGCTGCTCACAGCTATGGAGAGACAGAAGTGGCTTAACTCCTACATGCAGAAACTGTTGGTCGTCAATTCCCAGTAA
- the LOC115172295 gene encoding transmembrane protein 121-like, producing MVLPQPDKRHVCLTTMVIMTSMAFMDAYLVEQNQGPRKIGVCIIVLVGDICFLIVLRYVAVWVGAEVKTAKRGYAMILWFLYIFVLEIKLYFVFQNYKADRKSLETVARKALTLLLSVCVPGLYLVLVALDSMEYVRTFRKKEDMRGKLFWVALDLLDVLDIQANLWEPQRTGLPIWAEGLMFFYCYILLLTLPCVSLSEISVQGEHVSPQKMMLYPVLSLVTINIVTILIRGVNMVLFQDSRVSTIFIGKNVVAIATKACTFLEYKRQVKEFPPQDPSMAGIALELHQGNSVGHSHGHNQTLPNATTSLSDKPSPTEVIDT from the exons ATGGTGTTGCCGCAGCCAGACAAACGCCACGTGTGCCTGACCACCATGGTGATCATGACCAGCATGGCCTTCATGGACGCCTATCTGGTAGAGCAGAACCAGGGGCCCAGGAAG ATCGGAGTGTGCATCATCGTGCTGGTGGGAGACATCTGTTTCCTCATCGTGCTGCGCTACGTGGCAGTGTGGGTCGGGGCTGAGGTGAAGACCGCCAAACGCGGCTACGCCATGATACTCTGGTTCCTCTACATCTTCGTCCTGGAGATCAAGCTCTACTTCGTATTCCAG AACTACAAGGCGGACAGGAAAAGCCTGGAGACGGTGGCCCGGAAGGCTCTAACCTTACTCCTCTCCGTATGCGTCCCGGGGCTATACTTGGTCCTGGTGGCTCTGGACAGCATGGAATATGTGAGGACCTTCAGGAAAAAGGAGGACATGCGGGGGAAGCTGTTCTGGGTGGCCCTGGACCTGCTGGATGTTCTGGACATCCAGGCCAACCTGTGGGAGCCCCAGCGGACGGGCCTGCCCATCTGGGCCGAGGGACTGATGTTCTTCTACTGCTACATCCTCCTCCTAACCCTGCCCTGCGTCTCCCTCTCTGAGATCAGTGTCCAGGGGGAGCACGTCTCGCCCCAGAAGATGATGCTGTACCCTGTTCTTAGTCTAGTTACTATAAACATAGTCACGATCTTGATCCGCGGGGTTAACATGGTGCTGTTCCAGGATAGTAGGGTGTCTACCATCTTTATAGGGAAGAATGTGGTGGCTATAGCCACAAAAGCCTGTACGTTCCTGGAGTATAAGAGGCAGGTGAAGGAGTTCCCCCCACAGGACCCTAGCATGGCAGGCATAGCCCTGGAGCTGCATCAAGGGAACTCTGTGGGTCACAGCCACGGGCACAACCAGACCCTGCCCAATGCCACCACTAGCCTCTCTGACAAACCATCACCGACCGAGGTCATAGACACATGA